In one window of Halomarina pelagica DNA:
- a CDS encoding nitrite/sulfite reductase, whose protein sequence is MPSKVEGWKDEVYGTEIREHLNRFAEEGWNAIPEDERDAWFERFKWWGLYHQRNGQESYFMMRVGVPGGRLTPEQLRVVAEIADEYARGPAENPEWEGAWLDYTTRQSIQLHWIELADVPDIFDRLEAHGLSTIQACGDSWRNIVGSPVAGRDADEHLDVWPLIEGLNEEFKGNPAHENLPRKWKVSITGDTRGSGQGDINDLAFEPAIKEIDGEEVKGFNTLVGGGLARKEERFARDIDVFCTPERIYDVAAGVSALFRDHGDRDNRFNARIKFLMDEWGPEKFRRVLQEEYVDYELPTAGEDLRDRYDYNAGRSDAPGDYVGVHEQNDGRYFVGLSVLVGRMGTTDALRLADLAAEYGSELVGLTQRQNVIVADIDEDDLEDFLDEPLLDEYSPDPHPFMRGSIACTGTEFCSLSIVETKNRMVRYAHWLRDNVEVPDGVEDFHVHLSGCTASCAQPQIADVSLRGMKTRKDGEPVEAFDIGLGGGLGENPQFAEWVEMRVAADEVPGYVRNLLATYEAERRDGESFRDFIAARDEDELADLAEPEETDYEDPYMHNTKMTWYPYAEDDAMDSAPVPADD, encoded by the coding sequence ATGCCGAGCAAGGTCGAGGGCTGGAAGGACGAAGTCTACGGCACGGAGATCCGCGAGCACCTCAATCGCTTCGCGGAGGAGGGGTGGAACGCCATCCCCGAGGACGAACGGGACGCCTGGTTCGAGCGCTTCAAGTGGTGGGGGTTGTACCACCAGCGCAACGGACAGGAGAGCTACTTCATGATGCGCGTCGGGGTGCCGGGCGGTCGGCTCACGCCCGAGCAACTGCGGGTCGTCGCCGAGATCGCCGACGAGTACGCCCGCGGCCCCGCGGAGAACCCCGAGTGGGAGGGCGCGTGGCTCGATTACACCACCCGTCAGTCCATCCAGCTCCACTGGATCGAACTCGCGGACGTCCCGGACATCTTCGACCGCCTGGAGGCCCACGGCCTCTCGACGATCCAGGCCTGCGGCGACTCGTGGCGCAACATCGTCGGCAGCCCCGTCGCCGGCCGCGACGCCGACGAGCACCTCGACGTCTGGCCGCTCATCGAGGGGCTGAACGAGGAGTTCAAGGGCAACCCCGCCCACGAGAACCTCCCCCGGAAGTGGAAGGTCTCGATCACCGGCGACACCCGCGGCAGCGGGCAGGGCGACATCAACGACCTCGCGTTCGAACCCGCGATCAAGGAGATCGACGGGGAGGAGGTGAAGGGCTTCAACACCCTCGTCGGCGGCGGCCTCGCCCGGAAGGAAGAGCGCTTCGCCCGCGACATCGACGTGTTCTGCACGCCGGAGCGGATCTACGACGTCGCGGCGGGCGTCTCGGCGCTGTTCCGCGACCACGGCGACCGCGACAACCGGTTCAACGCCCGCATCAAGTTCCTGATGGACGAGTGGGGTCCCGAGAAGTTCCGCCGCGTCCTCCAGGAGGAGTACGTCGACTACGAACTCCCCACCGCGGGCGAGGACCTGCGCGACCGGTACGACTACAACGCCGGGCGGTCGGACGCGCCGGGGGACTACGTCGGCGTCCACGAGCAGAACGACGGGCGGTACTTCGTCGGCCTCTCGGTGCTCGTCGGGCGGATGGGCACGACGGACGCCCTTCGGCTCGCCGACCTCGCCGCCGAGTACGGGTCGGAACTCGTCGGGCTGACCCAGCGCCAGAACGTCATCGTCGCGGACATCGACGAGGACGACCTGGAGGACTTCCTCGACGAACCGCTCCTCGACGAGTACAGTCCCGACCCCCACCCGTTCATGCGCGGCTCCATCGCCTGCACGGGGACGGAGTTCTGCTCGCTGTCGATCGTCGAGACGAAGAACCGCATGGTCCGCTACGCCCACTGGCTGCGCGACAACGTCGAGGTGCCCGACGGCGTGGAGGACTTCCACGTCCACCTCTCGGGCTGTACCGCCTCCTGCGCCCAGCCCCAGATCGCCGACGTCTCCCTGCGCGGCATGAAGACGCGCAAGGACGGCGAGCCGGTCGAGGCGTTCGACATCGGCCTCGGCGGCGGGCTCGGCGAGAACCCGCAGTTCGCCGAGTGGGTCGAGATGCGCGTCGCCGCCGACGAGGTGCCCGGGTACGTCCGGAACCTGCTCGCCACCTACGAGGCGGAGCGGCGCGATGGGGAATCCTTCCGCGACTTCATCGCCGCCCGCGACGAGGACGAACTGGCCGACCTCGCCGAACCCGAGGAGACGGACTACGAGGACCCCTACATGCACAACACGAAGATGACGTGGTACCCCTACGCCGAGGACGACGCGATGGACAGCGCGCCGGTCCCGGCCGACGACTGA
- a CDS encoding DUF7119 family protein, producing MSDPDEPPADRESPVGQPVIRGDPTLTGERARRAVQFDPSDPESVAEAADTVRRFARNSAGAEDNVYVLRGAAACAALVRGEGSYKAAAERAGDGVTVSFIRKWARVHDLPRAVRRYVATGRIAPTAAKHIARVHGEARYQLAWAILDHGLTVREVRAVASAINDGTDVETALEAVDAGLGEITLSLDPETYRDLRRRAALDDSEPEDVVAEALGALDSLDSLDSFAAAAARDDGPRRSK from the coding sequence ATGAGTGACCCGGACGAGCCACCCGCCGATCGCGAATCGCCGGTGGGCCAGCCCGTCATCAGAGGCGACCCGACGCTCACCGGCGAGCGGGCGCGGCGGGCCGTCCAGTTCGATCCGAGCGACCCCGAGAGCGTCGCCGAGGCCGCCGACACGGTCCGGCGCTTCGCCAGGAACTCCGCCGGGGCGGAGGACAACGTCTACGTGCTGCGCGGCGCGGCCGCCTGCGCCGCGCTCGTCCGCGGCGAGGGGTCGTACAAGGCGGCCGCCGAGCGGGCGGGCGACGGCGTCACCGTCTCGTTCATCCGGAAGTGGGCGCGCGTCCACGACCTGCCGCGCGCGGTGCGCCGCTACGTCGCGACGGGGCGCATCGCCCCCACCGCCGCGAAGCACATCGCCCGCGTCCACGGCGAGGCGCGCTACCAGCTCGCGTGGGCGATCCTCGACCACGGCCTGACGGTGCGCGAGGTGCGCGCCGTCGCGAGCGCCATCAACGACGGCACCGACGTCGAGACCGCACTCGAGGCGGTCGACGCCGGCCTGGGCGAGATAACGCTCTCGCTCGATCCGGAGACGTATCGCGACCTGCGCCGACGCGCCGCCCTCGACGACAGCGAACCGGAGGACGTAGTCGCAGAGGCACTCGGGGCGCTCGACTCGCTCGACTCGCTCGATTCGTTCGCGGCGGCCGCGGCGCGCGACGACGGCCCCCGTCGGTCGAAGTGA
- a CDS encoding M20 family metallopeptidase translates to MNSFASRYDDDLRAFVERLVSFDSITGDEAPIQGFVREHLDELGFETYEWTADADRLAAHPSFPDDPGAIDVTDRPSVGGVLELGDPDAGPTLVFNGHVDVVPAEGEWSSDPFAPSWDGDRLTARGAADMKSGLAACVYAARALADEVEEGGENGEDAGDVNGRLVVDAVAGEEEGGIGAAAAALDNPYPFERDAAIVAEPTRLRPVVATEGSLMVRLHVEGRSAHAASSWRGESVLPHFESVRRALVDFEAERAERVTHPLYEDFPVPWPVVVGTVRAGRWASTVPAELDAEVRVGVAPGETVDDVEAELRDRLETLAEDDPWLADHLRLERFSVQFEASEIDPDEPIVGAVVAAMEREGLSDAEPTGVTYGADARHYVEAGIPAVLFGPGTVEQAHFPDETIDWSEVLTAGAVLKRAAETYLSRSA, encoded by the coding sequence GTGAACTCGTTCGCGTCCCGCTACGACGACGACCTCCGGGCGTTCGTCGAGCGCCTCGTCTCCTTCGACTCGATCACCGGCGACGAAGCCCCCATCCAGGGCTTCGTCCGAGAACACCTCGACGAACTCGGCTTCGAGACCTACGAGTGGACCGCCGACGCCGATCGCCTCGCCGCACACCCGTCGTTCCCCGACGACCCCGGGGCGATCGACGTGACGGACCGCCCCTCCGTCGGCGGCGTCCTCGAACTCGGCGATCCCGACGCCGGCCCGACGCTCGTGTTCAACGGGCACGTGGACGTCGTGCCGGCCGAGGGCGAGTGGTCGAGCGACCCCTTCGCGCCGTCCTGGGACGGCGATCGCCTCACCGCGCGCGGCGCGGCCGACATGAAGTCGGGGCTGGCCGCCTGCGTCTACGCCGCCCGCGCGCTCGCCGACGAGGTCGAGGAGGGAGGAGAGAACGGGGAGGACGCGGGCGACGTGAACGGCCGACTCGTCGTCGACGCGGTCGCGGGCGAGGAGGAGGGGGGCATCGGCGCGGCGGCGGCCGCCCTGGACAACCCCTACCCGTTCGAGCGCGATGCCGCGATCGTCGCCGAACCGACCCGGCTGCGGCCCGTCGTCGCCACCGAGGGGAGCCTCATGGTGCGCCTCCACGTCGAGGGGCGGTCCGCGCACGCCGCCTCGAGCTGGCGCGGCGAGTCCGTCCTCCCGCACTTCGAGTCCGTCCGGCGGGCGCTGGTCGACTTCGAGGCGGAGCGAGCAGAGCGCGTCACCCACCCGCTGTACGAGGACTTCCCCGTCCCGTGGCCGGTCGTCGTCGGCACCGTCCGCGCCGGCCGGTGGGCCTCGACGGTGCCGGCGGAACTCGACGCGGAGGTCCGCGTCGGCGTCGCCCCGGGCGAGACCGTCGACGACGTCGAGGCCGAACTGCGCGACCGCCTCGAGACGCTGGCCGAGGACGACCCGTGGCTGGCCGACCACCTCCGGCTGGAGCGCTTCTCCGTCCAGTTCGAGGCGAGCGAGATCGACCCCGACGAGCCGATCGTGGGGGCGGTCGTCGCGGCGATGGAGCGCGAGGGCCTCTCGGACGCCGAACCGACCGGCGTCACGTACGGAGCGGACGCGCGCCACTACGTGGAGGCCGGGATCCCCGCCGTCCTGTTCGGTCCCGGGACCGTCGAGCAGGCGCACTTCCCCGACGAGACGATCGACTGGTCGGAGGTGCTGACCGCGGGCGCGGTGCTGAAGCGCGCGGCGGAGACGTACCTGTCCCGATCGGCGTGA